In a single window of the Pongo abelii isolate AG06213 chromosome 1, NHGRI_mPonAbe1-v2.0_pri, whole genome shotgun sequence genome:
- the FAAP20 gene encoding Fanconi anemia core complex-associated protein 20 isoform X2 — translation MEAPRKPRLGLSRRRPPPAGGPSGGRPWFLLGSDERERLWAELLRTVSPELILDHEVPPLPAFPGQEPRCGPEPTEVFTVGPKTFSWTPFPPDLWGPGRSYRLLRGAGGHLESPARSLPQRPAPDPCRAPRVEQQPSVEGAAALRSCPMCQKEFAPRHLNSRPHLCPAGS, via the exons ATGGAGGCGCCGCGGAAGCCGCGGCTGGGGCTGAGCCGCCGGAGGCCGCCCCCGGCTGGCGG GCCTTCTGGCGGCCGCCCGTGGTTTCTCCTGGGGAGTGATGAGCGGGAGCGGCTCTGGGCCGAGCTGCTGCGCACGGTGAGCCCAGAGCTGATCCTGGATCACGAGGTGCCTCCACTGCCCGCCTTCCCTGGACAG GAGCCCAGGTGCGGCCCGGAGCCCACTGAAGTCTTCACTGTCGGACCCAAGACCTTTTCCTGGACACCCTTTCCGCCGGACCTGTGGGGCCCGGGCCGTTCCTATCGGCTGCTTCGCGGGGCAGGAGGGCACCTGGAATCCCCCGCCAGGTCCCTGCCCCAGCGCCCGGCACCTGATCCCTGCAGGGCCCCCAGGGTGGAGCAGCAGCCGTCTGTGGAGGGTGCCGCGGCCCTGCGCAGCTGCCCCATGTGCCAGAAGGAGTTCGCCCCCAG GCACTTAAACTCCCGCCCCCACCTGTGTCCTGCTGGCTCCTAA
- the FAAP20 gene encoding Fanconi anemia core complex-associated protein 20 isoform X1 has product MEAPRKPRLGLSRRRPPPAGGPSGGRPWFLLGSDERERLWAELLRTVSPELILDHEVPPLPAFPGQEPRCGPEPTEVFTVGPKTFSWTPFPPDLWGPGRSYRLLRGAGGHLESPARSLPQRPAPDPCRAPRVEQQPSVEGAAALRSCPMCQKEFAPRLSQLDVDSHLAQCLAESTEDAMW; this is encoded by the exons ATGGAGGCGCCGCGGAAGCCGCGGCTGGGGCTGAGCCGCCGGAGGCCGCCCCCGGCTGGCGG GCCTTCTGGCGGCCGCCCGTGGTTTCTCCTGGGGAGTGATGAGCGGGAGCGGCTCTGGGCCGAGCTGCTGCGCACGGTGAGCCCAGAGCTGATCCTGGATCACGAGGTGCCTCCACTGCCCGCCTTCCCTGGACAG GAGCCCAGGTGCGGCCCGGAGCCCACTGAAGTCTTCACTGTCGGACCCAAGACCTTTTCCTGGACACCCTTTCCGCCGGACCTGTGGGGCCCGGGCCGTTCCTATCGGCTGCTTCGCGGGGCAGGAGGGCACCTGGAATCCCCCGCCAGGTCCCTGCCCCAGCGCCCGGCACCTGATCCCTGCAGGGCCCCCAGGGTGGAGCAGCAGCCGTCTGTGGAGGGTGCCGCGGCCCTGCGCAGCTGCCCCATGTGCCAGAAGGAGTTCGCCCCCAG GCTGAGCCAGCTGGATGTTGACAGCCACCTGGCCCAGTGTTTGGCCGAAAGCACAGAAGACGCGATGTGGTGA
- the FAAP20 gene encoding Fanconi anemia core complex-associated protein 20 isoform X4, translated as MEAPRKPRLGLSRRRPPPAGGSPGAARSPLKSSLSDPRPFPGHPFRRTCGARAVPIGCFAGQEGTWNPPPGPCPSARHLIPAGPPGWSSSRLWRVPRPCAAAPCARRSSPPG; from the exons ATGGAGGCGCCGCGGAAGCCGCGGCTGGGGCTGAGCCGCCGGAGGCCGCCCCCGGCTGGCGG GAGCCCAGGTGCGGCCCGGAGCCCACTGAAGTCTTCACTGTCGGACCCAAGACCTTTTCCTGGACACCCTTTCCGCCGGACCTGTGGGGCCCGGGCCGTTCCTATCGGCTGCTTCGCGGGGCAGGAGGGCACCTGGAATCCCCCGCCAGGTCCCTGCCCCAGCGCCCGGCACCTGATCCCTGCAGGGCCCCCAGGGTGGAGCAGCAGCCGTCTGTGGAGGGTGCCGCGGCCCTGCGCAGCTGCCCCATGTGCCAGAAGGAGTTCGCCCCCAG GCTGA
- the FAAP20 gene encoding Fanconi anemia core complex-associated protein 20 isoform X3, whose amino-acid sequence MEAPRKPRLGLSRRRPPPAGGSPGAARSPLKSSLSDPRPFPGHPFRRTCGARAVPIGCFAGQEGTWNPPPGPCPSARHLIPAGPPGWSSSRLWRVPRPCAAAPCARRSSPPGT is encoded by the exons ATGGAGGCGCCGCGGAAGCCGCGGCTGGGGCTGAGCCGCCGGAGGCCGCCCCCGGCTGGCGG GAGCCCAGGTGCGGCCCGGAGCCCACTGAAGTCTTCACTGTCGGACCCAAGACCTTTTCCTGGACACCCTTTCCGCCGGACCTGTGGGGCCCGGGCCGTTCCTATCGGCTGCTTCGCGGGGCAGGAGGGCACCTGGAATCCCCCGCCAGGTCCCTGCCCCAGCGCCCGGCACCTGATCCCTGCAGGGCCCCCAGGGTGGAGCAGCAGCCGTCTGTGGAGGGTGCCGCGGCCCTGCGCAGCTGCCCCATGTGCCAGAAGGAGTTCGCCCCCAG GCACTTAA